GACCTGGCCCGGCAGCTGGCCAACCCCAACGCGCTCGTCTCCGGCTTCTCCGCCGCGGGCAAGAACAAGTTCAAGGACGCCAAGGGCAAGCCGCTCGACCCGGCCAAGGAGTACTCCGTGGCCACGGTGGAGTACCTCTACTTCGGCGGCGACGAGTTCGAGTTCGAGAAGCTGGCCCCCGAGCCCACGGAGACGGGCATGGCGTGGCAGACGCCGGTGGTCGACTGGACCAAGGCGCTCGAGACCAGCGAGAAGAAGCCGCTGGAGAAGCAGCTGAAGTAGGCGCGCCCGTCGCGTCGTTCCCGGAGCGCCGGCGAGTCCCCTCGTGGACCGCCGGCGCTTCGCCGTTTCAGGGGGCGCCGTCGTGGGCGTCGCTCGGGGTGGAGGGTGTCGACGTGGTGGCCCCGGTCGCGCCGCACACGGCCTCGTAGCGCGCCAGCGTGTCGCGCACCGTCTGGCGCAGCCGCTCGGGGACACCCTCGTAGAGCATCTCCACCGCCAACTGCTGCGTGGCCAGGGCCTCGGCGCAGCGGCCGAGCTGGAAGAGGATGGTGGAGTAGGTGTCGAGCACGCTGGCGTTGCCCGGGGCCAGCGCGAGCGCCTGTTGGGCCGCCGCCAGGCCCTTCTCGGGTTGCGCCGTCCGCGCGTAGAAGAGCGCCAGTCCGTTCTGGGCGCCCACGTTGTCGGGCCGCAGCTCCACCGCGCGCAGCCACGCCGACTCCTGCGTCTCGTCGGTGTCGCCCGTGGCGTCCAGCGCCTCCGCCAGCGCGTTCCAGGCCTGGCCGCTGCGCGGGTGTCGCTCCACCAGCTTGCGCGCGCGCTCCAGCCGCGTGGCCGGGTCCGCCGCGGAGCGGATGCGCAGCAGGGCCACGGAGACGTTCCACGGGTCCTCCCGCAGGGCCTGGGCCATCTCCCGCTCCGCCTTCTCCAGGCGCTCCTCGTCGGAGGCCGCGCCGGGCGTCGTGAGGATGAGGCGCGCGCGGATGGCGTGCACCTCCGCGGGCTCGAGCGGCTGGACGCGGATCTCCCCGGACACGGGCAGCAGCGGCGCGGTGATGCGCGGATAGTAGACGTGCCGCCCGCCATGCACGTAGGCGTGGACCTGGCCGGGCAGGTCCTTCACGCCCGCGAAGGCCTGCTCCCACGCCTGACGGGGCTCCTCGCCGCGCATGAGGTGCTTCTGGAAGCGCTCGAAGCGCTCCGAGTGCTGGCTGATGAAGAAGTGCACCCACAGCCACGCGGACGCGTAGTACTGCCGCGACTCCGCCGAGCCCAGCAGGCCCTTCCTGTCCCACTCCCACAGCTCGTCCAGGGTGCGCCAGCCGCTGCGGCGCACGTGGTCGAAGAAGTGGGCGTGCAGCGTGCCGAGGACGACCTCCTGCTTCTCCGGCCGCAGGTAGATGGTCTCCAGGTACGTGGCCAGTCCCTCCGCCAGCCAGCGCGGCTGCCGGACGAGGGCGAACTGAGAGAGGTAGTGCGTCAGCTCGTGCGCCTGGATGGAGATGTCGGTGGGGTCCTCGCTCAGCGCGTAGCCGTTGCCGGCCATCACCAGCACGGGGCCGTCCGTCGTCGTGGCGGAGAAGCCCTCGATGGCGACGCTGGTGAACTCGGACAGCTCCCGGCGGTTGCGCAGGACGATGACCTCCACCGTGCCCGGCGGATCGAAGCTGCCGCCCCACGCCTGCAGCAGCCCCTGGCGGAGCAGCTCCAGCTCGCGCGCGGCCTGCTCGGCGGTGTCGGCGTCCAGGTCGGTGCGGATGCTGAAGTGCGCGCTGCGCGCCTCCACCCAGGGACGGCCGCCCTCCGCGGGACAGAGGGCCCTCATGGAGCTGCACCCCGAGAGCAGGGCCATGACCATCCCCAGGAACGCCATCCGACACGTCATGGGCGTGTTTTCCCACAACCGCTGCTTTTCGGGCAGGGTGGGGTGGCCCGTCGCCTGGGATAGAGTGGGGCCATGGAGATGGCGGAGTTCATCGAGTCGAGGCGGCCGCGGTGGCAGCAACTGGAGCGTCTGCTCGATGCGTCGGAGTCGAGGGGGCTGAGGGGCCTGAGCCTCGAGGAGGCGCGGACGCTCGGGAAGCTCTACCGCGGCGTGTCGAGCGACCTGCTCTGGGTCCGGGCGCGCAGCGGCTCGGCGGACGTGAGCGCCTATCTCAACGACCTGGTGGGCCGCGCCTACGCGCTGACCTATCCGGGCCGGCGGCCGAGGCTCGCGGACGTCTGGGGCTTCGTGGCCCGGGGCTTCCCGGCGCTCCTGCACCACGAGTGGCGCATGTACGTGGCCGCGTTGATGCTGTTCCTCGCGGGCATGGGCTTCGGCTACCTGGGGATGATGGTGGACCCGGACGCCGCGCACTTCCTGGTGCCCGCCGAGCACCTGGACACCAACCCCGTGGAGCGCGCCGCCACGGAGGCGGCCGGCGAAGGGATGTCGACTGGACAACAGGCCATGTTCTCCTCGTTCCTCTTCACCCACAACATCCAGGTGGCCTTCCTGGCCTTCGCGCTGGGCGTGACGCTGGGGATGGGCACGGCGGTGATGCTGTTCGTCAACGGCCTGTTCCTGGGCGCGCTCGCGCAGGTGTACGCGGCCAAGGGCATGGCGGGTTGGTTCTGGGCGTGGATCCTCCCGCACGGCATCCCCGAAATCACGGCCATCTGCATCGCGGGCGCCGCGGGGCTCGTCATCGCGCGCGGACTGGTGGCCCCCAAGGGGCTGCCTCGGGGGCTGGCCCTGCGCAAGGAGGCGGTGACGGCCGTGAAGCTGCTGTTCGGCACGCTCGCCCTGTTCGTGCTCGCCGGCTGCATCGAGGGCACGGTGTCGCAGATCCATCCGCCGAAGTTGTCGGTGGGCTTCAAGGTGACGTTCGCGCTGGTGGTGGGCTCGGGCGTGTACGCCTACCTGCTGTCGGACTGGCTGCGAGGGAAGGCGGGCGCCGAGGACGTCGCCCCGGTCGCCTGACGGGCGTCCCCTCCCGGCCCGCGTCGGGCGTGCTACACCCGCTGTCCGTGACCGACCGGATGTCCCTGCCGCCGTTGCCCGCCAGCCCCGAGGTCCTCATCGAGTGCCCGCGCTTCTCCTTCGTGAAGCGCCGGGCGGACGGGGCGGTGGACTTCGTGTCGCCGGTGCCGTGCCCGTACAACTACGGCAGCATCCCGGGGCTCGTGTCGGACGACGGCGACCCGCTCGACGCGGTGGTGCTGGGGCCCCGCCTGGCGCGGGGACAGCGGGTGTGCGTGCCGGTGCAGGGCATCATCGGCTTCGTCGACGCCGGCAGGGGAGACCCGAAGGTCGTCTGCTCCCTGGCGCCCTTGAGCGACGCCGAGCGCGCCGGACTGGAGGCCTTCTTCCGCGTCTACGCGCTCTTCAAGCGGGGGCTCCACCGGGCGCGCGGCGACGTGCCCGACACGCGCTTCATCGGCTGGTTGCCCCTGGCGCCAGCGTCCTTCGCATCCTGAGCACGCGGTACGTCAGCTCCCCCTGCGCCAGGGGCCCCACCCACGCCTCCGCCTCGAAGCCCATCCGCTCCCAGAAGCGCCGCGCGTCCGGGTTGGGCTCGGCCACGCCCACCCGCAGGAGGCGGGCGCCCTCGGCGCGCACCCAGTCCTCGTAGCCCCGGAAGGCCGCCGCGCCCAGCCCCGCTCCGCGCGCCCCGGGCGTCAGCAGCATCAGCCCCAGGTACCACTCGCCGGGGGATGGGAAGTCCTGGATGCCCTCGAGGATGCCCACCCAGGTGCCGGAGGCGTCCTCCAGCGCGAGCAGGTGGCCTCGCTCCGGGGTGACGCCCGGAGGCCGCTCCAGCGGCATGCGCCGCGCCTCGTCCTGCCGGGCCGGGCGGCCGAAGCAGCGGAGGAAGAAGTCGTCGCAGCGCTCGAACAGGGGCTGGAATCGCCCCGCCTCTTCGTCCGGGACGCGGGTGGCGAGGAGCGCGCCTGCGGGGAAGAGGGGACGCATGGGCGCGCGGCGCTACAGCGTCCCCCGGGCCTTGATGTCGAGGTAGCGGTTGACGGCGGCGAGGCTCAGGTCGTCGGGCTGCACGTCCAGCATCTGCACGCCGCCCTGGCTCACCCGGGCCTTGAGGGCCTCGCGGTCCAGGAGCAGCTCGGACGCCACGGCGTGCTGGAAGCCCTCCTCGGGCCCGGACGGGGGCGTGCGCAGCAGGTGCTGGAGCGCGGTGTCCTTGACCGACAGGCACAGCGGGACGTGTCGTCGCGCCAGGCGCTGCAGCGGGGCCACCATGGTGGCGGCCTGCTCCTCGTCGAGGAAGTCCGTGAAGACGCACAGCAGGCTGCGGCGGGTGAGGCGGACGTTGAGCTCCTTGAAGAGCGCCAGGTAGTCCACGTACGTCAGGCTCGGCGTGGTGGAGTAGAGCGCGTCGACGATCTTCCGGTACTGGCCGCGCCCCGCCGCGGGAGGCAGGTACGTCTTCACGCCGTCCGCGAAGACGGCCAGGCCCACGCGGTCCCCGTTGCGCACGGCGACGAAGGCGAGGAACAGCGCGGCGTTCACCGCGTGGTCCAGCTTGGTGAGGCCCTCGACACGCGCGGCCATGGAGCGCCCCGCGTCCACGCAGATGAGGATGGACTGCGAGCGCTCCGACTCCATCACCCGCGTCACCGGCCTGCCGCGGCGGGCCGTGGCCTTCCAGTCCACGTCGCGCGCGCTGTCGCCCTGGGCGTAGTCGCGCAGGCGGGCGAACTCGCTGCCCCGGCCGTCCCGCCGCAGCTGCCGCAGGCCCAGGTTCACCAGGTCCATCATGGCGCCGGACAGCAGCAGGCGGTTGGCGCCGCGCAGGTCCGGGTAGACGGAGAGGGTCTGCCCGGCGGGGAGGGCGCGCTCGTGCTGCACCAGCCCCAGCGGCCCCTGGACCCGCACGGCGATGTCCCCGAAGTCGAAGCGCCCGCGCGTGGCGGGCGTCACCCGGTACACCCAGCGCGTCTCGCTCTGGGGGGGCAGCCGCAGCCAGGCCTCCTCGGGGTCGGCGGTGAAGGACTCCGGCACCGCGTCCCTCACGCGCACCGTCACCGCGCGCGCGCCCCGGTGGACCAGGCGCAGCTCCACCTTGTTGGCGACGCCGACGTTGAGCCGCTGCGGCGGCAGGCGGCGCACCTCGAGCCGCGCCGAGCGCGCGACGAGGAGGTCCAGCCCGGCCAGCACGAGCGCCAGCGCGTCGAGCGCCAGCACCGCGCCTCCCAGGCCCGGCATGAAGCCCGCGGCCATCATGGGCACGGCCAGCAGGGCGATGAGGGCCCAGAGGCGCCCGGTGGGAATCACCGGGGGACCTCCACCGACTGCACCACCTCGCGCAGCACCTCCGACGGCGTCGCACCGTCGAGCTCCGCGTCCGGCGACAGGAGCAGGCGGTGCTTGAGCACCGGCCCCGCCAGGAAGCGCACGTCATCCGGCGTGACGAAGCTCCGCCCCCGCAGCGCCGCCAGCGCCTTGGACGCGAGCAGCAGGTGCACGCTGGCGCGAGGCCCCGCGCCCAGGCGGATGCGACCCGACGCGCGCGTGGCCGCCACCAGCTTGCGGATGTACGCCAGCACCGGCGGCTCCACGTTCACCTCGTTGAGCGCCGCGCGCGCGGCGAGGATTCCGTCCTTCGTCACCGCCGGGCCCACGCCCGCCCGTGCCAGGTCACCCGCGTCGAAGCCCCGGTGCACCGACGCGAGGATGGCGTCCTCCTCCTCGGGGGCGGGGTAGCCCACCTCGATCTTCAGCAGGAAGCGGTCGAGCTGCGCCTCCGGCAGCGGATAGGTGCCCTCGGACTCCACCGGGTTCTGCGTGGCGAACACCGTGAAGAGGGGCGAGAGCGCCATGTGGCGCCCCTCGAGGGACACGCCGCGCTCCTGCATGGCCTCCAGCAGCGCGGACTGCGTCTTGGCCGGGGCGCGGTTGATTTCGTCCGCCAGCAGCAGGTCCGTGAAGATGGGGCCGCGCACCAGCACGAAGGCCTGGGACTTCAGGTCGAAGACGCTGGTGCCCAGGATGTCCGCGGGCATCAGGTCCGGGGTGAACTGGATGCGCTTGAAGTCCGCGCCGATGCCGCGCGACAGCGCCTTGGCCATCAGCGTCTTGGCCACGCCGGGCACGCCCTCCAGCAGGATGTGGCCACCGGCGATGAGGCCGCAGAGCATCAGCTCGAGCGCCTCGTCCTGCCCCACCACGGCCTTGCGCACCTCGGACAAGACGCCGTCGCGGATGGCGTGGGCGGCCCGCACCGCGGTGCTGGACGGGACGAGGGAATGGACGGAGTCGGTCGCGTTCATGGGGTTCCGGGAGTGCTGCGCCGGGCGTCGCCGGCGGGGTGGAGGCGTTGTCGCAGCCGGGCCGCGAGCGCGGTGAGCTGCTGGAGGTCGGAGTCGTTGCCGGCGACCTCCGCCAGGGAGGTCACGTCGCCCAGGCCCTGGGCCAGGTCCTTGCGGCCCCGCTGGGTGAGCGCGTCACGGACGGCGTCGACCGGGGCGTGCGCCGGCAGCCCGGCGTGGAACGCGAGCTCCTGCGTCAGGCCGCGGGAGACGAGCTTCGCGGCGAAGCCGTGGTGGCGGCCCTCCCGGTACAGGCGGGCCATGGCGAACAGGGCGTCGGTGGCGCCCACGCGGTGGGCCTCCGGTGGGGGCTGGGGCCGGCCGAAGCGCTTGAGCGCCAGGGACCACAGCGCCACGCCCGCGAACAGCTGGAGCACCGCGAACTGCAGCCCGTAGCGCCGCGCGAAGTCCACCACCGAGCGCTCGTTGGTGAAGCCGTGGTGGAACTCGTCGAACTCGTACGGCCCGGGCCCCAGCGCGCCCAGGCTGCTGAGCCAGAACTGCGCGTTGTCGGCGCGCGCCAGCCCCTGGTTCATCGCCAGCTCCGGCGCGCCCACCACCAGCACGCGCCCCTGGCCGTGGGGCACCACCGCGGCCACCGTGAGGCCCAGCCGGTCATCGTCCAGCACCGGCACCGCGCTCGCCGGCAGCTCCAGGTAGGCCTGGACGCGGGCCTCCACGCGCTCCACGCCCCGCGTGTAGGGCGTGGGCATGGGGGGCACCAGCGTGCGCATGGGCAGCGTCGTGTCCGCCTTGAGCAGCTTGACGTTCAGCGCGTCCAGCAGCGGGTTCTCCCGCGAGCCCCAGGGCACGTAGACCAGGGCGCCCCCCGCGGACACGCGCGAGAGCAGCTGCGTCACCTCCCGGTCGTCCAGCTCGCTGGCCCGCATCTTGTTGAAGCCCGTGCGCGGCACCCGCTCGTCCGCGAGCCCTGCGTCGGGTCCGTCCGCGGCGAGCTGCGTCTGCTCCGGGTCATCCTCGCGCGAGCCCTCGACCTCCACCGCCAGGAGGACGGGCAGCGTCGTGCCCGGCGCGAGGACGCGCAGGTCCGACATGCGGCGCGCGACGGGCAGGCCGCTCTCCTCCGCGAAGAGGTAGAGCGCCCGCGCGCCGTCCTCCTGGGCGCGGTAGGTGGACAGCGTGTCCGCGAACTCGCCCCGGCGCGCGCCCTGGACCAGGTACACGCCGAGCACGCCGACGAGCCCCAGCAGCCCCACCACCGCCAGCGGGAAGCGATCACGCACCGGAAGCCTCCGAGCCGGCGGGCGCGGCGAGCATGGGCGCGGTGAGGGTCCGGAACTCCTGGTACCCCGCGCTGCCCACCTGCGTGTTGCCGTACCACGCGAAGTCGAAGCGCAGGGTGAGCTCCCGGAAGCGCGGCTTCCAGTCCGCGCGGCCCTTGAACTGGCGCAGGTAGTCCCAGTTCGACAGCGTCACGTCGTAGAGGATGGCCCCGTCGCGGTGCAGCCGGGACAGCAGCGCCAGGTAGAGGCTGCGCACGGCCTCCCGGTACTGGCCCTTCGCGGCCAGCTCGTCGGCCAGGTGCGCCCAGCCTTCCGGGGGACGCGACAGCGCGTGCAGCGGATCCCCGGCCAGCGTCCGGGTGTCGAGCGTGGCCACCTCGAGCGCCTGCTGCTCCCGCGCCTTGCGCGTGCCGCCGATGGCGCGCACCAGCACCACGCCCAGCAGCACGAGCACCGCCGCCACCAGCACCATCACCAGGACGTTGGCGACCTGGCCCCCGCTCAGCAGGGGGGACGTGTCCCGCGTGGACTCGGCCGCCTCGTCCCGTTTGAACCACTCCTTGAGCAGCTCACCCAGCCATTCGATGAAGCGCCGGAACCAGCTCGGGACCTCGGGGCGGGGGGAGGGCTCCGCCTCCGCCACGACCTTGGGCGGCGCCACCGCGAACTCCGGGCGGGCGAGGATGTCGCGCGCCCGCGTGGCGGCGGCCCGGGCGTCCTCCGCCGGCTGGGCGTCCACTGTCGCGGCGCCCTGCGCCAGCCCGTGCTCCAGCAGGTCCAGCGCGGCCTCGCAGTCCTCGTCGTCGTAGGCGGAGCGCTCCAGCGCGCGCACCAGCCGGTCGAGCTTGCCGCGTTCGGAGGGCGCGAGCGAGGCGATGCGGTCGAGCCGCGCGTCTCGCTCCTCGCCCTGGGCCCCGCAGTGGGTGGCCACCGCGTCCAGGCGCGTGGCGGCGTCCTGGCCCGAGGTGACGGGAGGGCGTGGCGCCCGCGTGTCGGCGCGCGCGGGAGACGCCACGA
This sequence is a window from Myxococcus stipitatus. Protein-coding genes within it:
- a CDS encoding tetratricopeptide repeat protein produces the protein MTCRMAFLGMVMALLSGCSSMRALCPAEGGRPWVEARSAHFSIRTDLDADTAEQAARELELLRQGLLQAWGGSFDPPGTVEVIVLRNRRELSEFTSVAIEGFSATTTDGPVLVMAGNGYALSEDPTDISIQAHELTHYLSQFALVRQPRWLAEGLATYLETIYLRPEKQEVVLGTLHAHFFDHVRRSGWRTLDELWEWDRKGLLGSAESRQYYASAWLWVHFFISQHSERFERFQKHLMRGEEPRQAWEQAFAGVKDLPGQVHAYVHGGRHVYYPRITAPLLPVSGEIRVQPLEPAEVHAIRARLILTTPGAASDEERLEKAEREMAQALREDPWNVSVALLRIRSAADPATRLERARKLVERHPRSGQAWNALAEALDATGDTDETQESAWLRAVELRPDNVGAQNGLALFYARTAQPEKGLAAAQQALALAPGNASVLDTYSTILFQLGRCAEALATQQLAVEMLYEGVPERLRQTVRDTLARYEAVCGATGATTSTPSTPSDAHDGAP
- a CDS encoding stage II sporulation protein M: MEMAEFIESRRPRWQQLERLLDASESRGLRGLSLEEARTLGKLYRGVSSDLLWVRARSGSADVSAYLNDLVGRAYALTYPGRRPRLADVWGFVARGFPALLHHEWRMYVAALMLFLAGMGFGYLGMMVDPDAAHFLVPAEHLDTNPVERAATEAAGEGMSTGQQAMFSSFLFTHNIQVAFLAFALGVTLGMGTAVMLFVNGLFLGALAQVYAAKGMAGWFWAWILPHGIPEITAICIAGAAGLVIARGLVAPKGLPRGLALRKEAVTAVKLLFGTLALFVLAGCIEGTVSQIHPPKLSVGFKVTFALVVGSGVYAYLLSDWLRGKAGAEDVAPVA
- a CDS encoding inorganic diphosphatase; its protein translation is MSLPPLPASPEVLIECPRFSFVKRRADGAVDFVSPVPCPYNYGSIPGLVSDDGDPLDAVVLGPRLARGQRVCVPVQGIIGFVDAGRGDPKVVCSLAPLSDAERAGLEAFFRVYALFKRGLHRARGDVPDTRFIGWLPLAPASFAS
- a CDS encoding GNAT family N-acetyltransferase, producing MRPLFPAGALLATRVPDEEAGRFQPLFERCDDFFLRCFGRPARQDEARRMPLERPPGVTPERGHLLALEDASGTWVGILEGIQDFPSPGEWYLGLMLLTPGARGAGLGAAAFRGYEDWVRAEGARLLRVGVAEPNPDARRFWERMGFEAEAWVGPLAQGELTYRVLRMRRTLAPGATSR
- a CDS encoding DUF58 domain-containing protein → MIPTGRLWALIALLAVPMMAAGFMPGLGGAVLALDALALVLAGLDLLVARSARLEVRRLPPQRLNVGVANKVELRLVHRGARAVTVRVRDAVPESFTADPEEAWLRLPPQSETRWVYRVTPATRGRFDFGDIAVRVQGPLGLVQHERALPAGQTLSVYPDLRGANRLLLSGAMMDLVNLGLRQLRRDGRGSEFARLRDYAQGDSARDVDWKATARRGRPVTRVMESERSQSILICVDAGRSMAARVEGLTKLDHAVNAALFLAFVAVRNGDRVGLAVFADGVKTYLPPAAGRGQYRKIVDALYSTTPSLTYVDYLALFKELNVRLTRRSLLCVFTDFLDEEQAATMVAPLQRLARRHVPLCLSVKDTALQHLLRTPPSGPEEGFQHAVASELLLDREALKARVSQGGVQMLDVQPDDLSLAAVNRYLDIKARGTL
- a CDS encoding AAA family ATPase, with protein sequence MNATDSVHSLVPSSTAVRAAHAIRDGVLSEVRKAVVGQDEALELMLCGLIAGGHILLEGVPGVAKTLMAKALSRGIGADFKRIQFTPDLMPADILGTSVFDLKSQAFVLVRGPIFTDLLLADEINRAPAKTQSALLEAMQERGVSLEGRHMALSPLFTVFATQNPVESEGTYPLPEAQLDRFLLKIEVGYPAPEEEDAILASVHRGFDAGDLARAGVGPAVTKDGILAARAALNEVNVEPPVLAYIRKLVAATRASGRIRLGAGPRASVHLLLASKALAALRGRSFVTPDDVRFLAGPVLKHRLLLSPDAELDGATPSEVLREVVQSVEVPR
- a CDS encoding DUF4350 domain-containing protein, translated to MRDRFPLAVVGLLGLVGVLGVYLVQGARRGEFADTLSTYRAQEDGARALYLFAEESGLPVARRMSDLRVLAPGTTLPVLLAVEVEGSREDDPEQTQLAADGPDAGLADERVPRTGFNKMRASELDDREVTQLLSRVSAGGALVYVPWGSRENPLLDALNVKLLKADTTLPMRTLVPPMPTPYTRGVERVEARVQAYLELPASAVPVLDDDRLGLTVAAVVPHGQGRVLVVGAPELAMNQGLARADNAQFWLSSLGALGPGPYEFDEFHHGFTNERSVVDFARRYGLQFAVLQLFAGVALWSLALKRFGRPQPPPEAHRVGATDALFAMARLYREGRHHGFAAKLVSRGLTQELAFHAGLPAHAPVDAVRDALTQRGRKDLAQGLGDVTSLAEVAGNDSDLQQLTALAARLRQRLHPAGDARRSTPGTP
- a CDS encoding DUF4129 domain-containing protein → MAVSALELRPRSAVALLDAALRLCARTPGAWALTLPGGAAVVAALLYVAEEARMQRSLVVPTLALTAAWYLRGLCQGATTHYLQALLLDGPAEPSTWASAKAALGRLPGLFVAVGYLFVFTWLVMPLTLGIGFFVFASLDVGYAAVMQGRGSLLGLYGTCTRLLGPARSSALQVRFLMAIQVLAFVNLHVAANFLLLLARKLLGIDLTFAERFASLDNPQWWLFLASLTFALFEPVRAATATLLLVDGRVRQEGLDLLASVRQLPVRDTGKPLGARGAAGLALVLAVGGLLVASPARADTRAPRPPVTSGQDAATRLDAVATHCGAQGEERDARLDRIASLAPSERGKLDRLVRALERSAYDDEDCEAALDLLEHGLAQGAATVDAQPAEDARAAATRARDILARPEFAVAPPKVVAEAEPSPRPEVPSWFRRFIEWLGELLKEWFKRDEAAESTRDTSPLLSGGQVANVLVMVLVAAVLVLLGVVLVRAIGGTRKAREQQALEVATLDTRTLAGDPLHALSRPPEGWAHLADELAAKGQYREAVRSLYLALLSRLHRDGAILYDVTLSNWDYLRQFKGRADWKPRFRELTLRFDFAWYGNTQVGSAGYQEFRTLTAPMLAAPAGSEASGA